The Sorex araneus isolate mSorAra2 chromosome 5, mSorAra2.pri, whole genome shotgun sequence genome has a segment encoding these proteins:
- the MAP7D1 gene encoding MAP7 domain-containing protein 1 isoform X3, whose protein sequence is MESSPHAGRGAGAAPALAARTPTEPRPSPEGDPSPPPPPPPTSALVPDTPPDTPPAMKNATSPEQLLPLDPERSRSQEESPFSEVKVRGSTPPATGPREARPPRRSSQPSPTAVPATDSPPAKQDVKKAGERHKLAKERREERAKYLAAKKAVWLEKEEKAKALREKQLQERRRRLEEQRLKAEQRRAALEERQRQKLEKNKERYEAAIQRSVKKTWAEIRQQRWSWAGALHHSSPGHKTSGSRCSVSAVNLPKHVDSIINKRLSKSSATLWNSPSRNRSLQLSAWESSIVDRLMTPTLSFLARSRSAVTLPRNGRDQAVPLCPRSASASPLTPPCSAPRSGHRCAPSGERAERRKPSAGSSPVLVRRRPEASPVQKKEKKDKERENEKEKSALARERSLKKRQSLPVSPRPRLSAGSASELSPKSKARPSSPSTSWNRPASPCPSPGPGHALPPKPPSPRGTTASPKGRVRRKDEAKENPSVTGAEDKNQSKGRAGDGKEAASPASPASSPAPSPTPAPPQKERPPVESSADTAVLTSPPAPPPPVTPSKPMAGTTDREEATRLLAEKRRQAREQREREEQERRLQAERDKQMREEQLAREAQARAEREAEARRREEQEACEKAQAEQEEQERLQKQKEEAEARSREEAERQRQEREKHFQREEQERQERRKRLEEIMKRTRKSDATETKQKQDGKEAKANTSSPDPDKAGQSRSSELQKETGQKEALAPQEPQWSLPSKEAPGSLVNGLQPLPAHQENGFSSKGPSGDKSLGRTPDTLLPFAEAEAFLKKAVVQPPQVTEVL, encoded by the exons ccctggcagcccggACCCCAACAGAGCCAAGACCTTCTCCGGAAGGTgacccttccccgcccccaccaccaccacccacgtCCGCCCTGGTTCCTGACACTCCCCCGGATACCCCTCCTGCCATGAAGAATGCCACTAGCCCCGAGCAGCTGCTCCCTCTGGACCCAGAGAGGTCTCGCAGCCAGGAAGAGTCCCCTTTCTCGGAAGTGAAGGTCCGAGGGTCCACCCCACCAGCCACAGGCCCGCGGGAGGCCAGGCCGCCTCGCAGGAGCAGCCAGCCATCCCCAACAGCAGTGCCAGCCACCGACAGCCCACCCGCCAAGCAAG ATGTAAAGAAGGCAGGAGAGAGGCACAAGCTGGCCAAGGAGCGGCGAGAGGAACGGGCCAAGTACCTGG CGGCCAAGAAGGCAGTGTGGCTCgagaaggaggagaaggccaAGGCGCTGCGGGAGAAGCAGCTCCAGGAGCGCCGGCGGCGGCTGGAGGAGCAGCGGCTCAAGGCCGAGCAGCGCCGGGCGGCCTTGGAGGAGCGGCAGCGGCAGAAGCTGGAGAAGAACAAG GAGCGCTATGAAGCAGCCATCCAGAGGTCAGTAAAGAAGACCTGGGCGGAAATCCGGCAGCAGCGCTGGTCCTGGGCAGGCGCCCTGCACCACAGCTCCCCGGGACACAAGACCA GTGGGAGCAGGTGCTCCGTGTCGGCAGTAAACCTGCCCAAACACGTGGACTCTATAATCAACAAGCGGCTCTCAAAGTCCTCTGCCACGCTCTGGAACTCCCCCAGTAGAA ATCGCAGCCTGCAGTTGAGCGCCTGGGAGAGCAGCATCGTGGACCGTCTGATGACGCCCACCCTCTCCTTCCTGGCACGGAGCCGCAGTGCCGTCACACTGCCCCGAAACGGCCGCGACCAGG CCGTGCCCCTGTGCCCGCGCTCGGCCTCCGCTAGCCCCCTGACGCCGCCCTGCAGCGCCCCCCGAAGCGGGCACCGCTGCGCCCCCTCCGGGGAGCGCGCGGAGCGCCGCAAGCCCAGCGCGGGCAGCAGCCCCGTTCTGGTCCGCAGGCGGCCCGAGGCCTCGCCG GtgcagaaaaaggagaagaaggacaaGGAACGGGAGAACGAGAAGGAGAAGAGCGCCCTGGCCCGGGAGCGCAGCCTCAAGAAGCGCCAATCCCTGCCcgtctctccccgcccccgcctctcgGCCGGCTCCGCCTCCGAGCTCAG TCCCAAATCCAAGGCCCGACCATCCTCTCCCTCCACATCCTGGAACAGGCCTGCTTCACCTTGCCCCAGCCCGGGGCCAGGCCACGCTCTGCCCCCCAAGCCACCATCCCCCCGAGGCACCACTGCATCGCCTAAAGGGCGGGTTCGGAGAAAGGATGAGGCCAAGGAGAACCCCAGTGTGACTGGGGCTGAGGACAAGAACCAGAGCAAGGGCAGGGCTGGCGACGGGAAGGAGGCAGCGTCACCCGCCTCCCCGGCATCCTCCCCCGCACCCTCAcctacccctgccccaccccagaaGGAGCGACCCCCAGTGGAGAGCTCTGCAG ATACTGCTGTCCTGACCTCACCCCCAGCGCCGCCTCCCCCGGTGACCCCGAGCAAGCCCATGGCGGGCACCACGGACCGGGAAGAGGCCACGCGGCTCCTCGCTGAGAAGCGGCGCCAGGCGCGCGAGCAGCGGGAGCGCGAGGAGCAGGAGCGGAGGCTGCAGGCCGAGAGGGACAA GCAAATGCGGGAGGAGCAGCTGGCGCGGGAAGCTCAGGCCCGGGCGGAGCGCGAGGCCGAGGCCCGGCGGCGGGAGGAGCAGGAGGCCTGCGAGAAGGCCCAGGccgagcaggaggagcaggagcggcTGCAGAAGCAG AAAGAGGAGGCTGAAGCCCGGTCCCGGGAGGAAGCAGAGCGACAGCGGCAGGAACGGGAAAAGCACTTCCAGCGCGAGGAGCAGGAGCGGCAAGAGCGCAGAAAG CGCCTGGAGGAGATCATGAAGAGGACTCGGAAGTCAGACGCGACGGAGACCAAG CAGAAGCAGGACGGGAAGGAGGCAAAAGCCAACACCTCGAGCCCAG ACCCTGACAAAGCCGGCCAGTCGCGGTCTTCAGAGCTGCAGAAGGAGACGGGGCAGAAGGAGGCTCTGGCTCCGCAGGAGCCTCAGTGGAG CCTGCCGAGCAAGGAGGCACCCGGGTCCCTGGTGAACGGCCTGCAGCCTCTCCCCGCGCACCAGGAGAACGGCTTCTCCTCCAAGGGACCCTCTGGGGACAAGAGTCTGGGCCGCACTCCAGACACGCTCCTGCCCTTCGCAGAGGCAGAAGCCTTCCTCAAGAAAGCCGTGGTGCAGCCCCCGCAGGTCACAG AGGTCCTTTAA
- the MAP7D1 gene encoding MAP7 domain-containing protein 1 isoform X2, translating to MESSPHAGRGAGAAPALAARTPTEPRPSPEGDPSPPPPPPPTSALVPDTPPDTPPAMKNATSPEQLLPLDPERSRSQEESPFSEVKVRGSTPPATGPREARPPRRSSQPSPTAVPATDSPPAKQDVKKAGERHKLAKERREERAKYLAAKKAVWLEKEEKAKALREKQLQERRRRLEEQRLKAEQRRAALEERQRQKLEKNKERYEAAIQRSVKKTWAEIRQQRWSWAGALHHSSPGHKTSGSRCSVSAVNLPKHVDSIINKRLSKSSATLWNSPSRNRSLQLSAWESSIVDRLMTPTLSFLARSRSAVTLPRNGRDQGRAGGPGRAPSRGRAGAGLTCGPRPDRTHPSAAVPLCPRSASASPLTPPCSAPRSGHRCAPSGERAERRKPSAGSSPVLVRRRPEASPVQKKEKKDKERENEKEKSALARERSLKKRQSLPVSPRPRLSAGSASELSPKSKARPSSPSTSWNRPASPCPSPGPGHALPPKPPSPRGTTASPKGRVRRKDEAKENPSVTGAEDKNQSKGRAGDGKEAASPASPASSPAPSPTPAPPQKERPPVESSADTAVLTSPPAPPPPVTPSKPMAGTTDREEATRLLAEKRRQAREQREREEQERRLQAERDKQMREEQLAREAQARAEREAEARRREEQEACEKAQAEQEEQERLQKQKEEAEARSREEAERQRQEREKHFQREEQERQERRKRLEEIMKRTRKSDATETKKQDGKEAKANTSSPDPDKAGQSRSSELQKETGQKEALAPQEPQWSLPSKEAPGSLVNGLQPLPAHQENGFSSKGPSGDKSLGRTPDTLLPFAEAEAFLKKAVVQPPQVTEVL from the exons ccctggcagcccggACCCCAACAGAGCCAAGACCTTCTCCGGAAGGTgacccttccccgcccccaccaccaccacccacgtCCGCCCTGGTTCCTGACACTCCCCCGGATACCCCTCCTGCCATGAAGAATGCCACTAGCCCCGAGCAGCTGCTCCCTCTGGACCCAGAGAGGTCTCGCAGCCAGGAAGAGTCCCCTTTCTCGGAAGTGAAGGTCCGAGGGTCCACCCCACCAGCCACAGGCCCGCGGGAGGCCAGGCCGCCTCGCAGGAGCAGCCAGCCATCCCCAACAGCAGTGCCAGCCACCGACAGCCCACCCGCCAAGCAAG ATGTAAAGAAGGCAGGAGAGAGGCACAAGCTGGCCAAGGAGCGGCGAGAGGAACGGGCCAAGTACCTGG CGGCCAAGAAGGCAGTGTGGCTCgagaaggaggagaaggccaAGGCGCTGCGGGAGAAGCAGCTCCAGGAGCGCCGGCGGCGGCTGGAGGAGCAGCGGCTCAAGGCCGAGCAGCGCCGGGCGGCCTTGGAGGAGCGGCAGCGGCAGAAGCTGGAGAAGAACAAG GAGCGCTATGAAGCAGCCATCCAGAGGTCAGTAAAGAAGACCTGGGCGGAAATCCGGCAGCAGCGCTGGTCCTGGGCAGGCGCCCTGCACCACAGCTCCCCGGGACACAAGACCA GTGGGAGCAGGTGCTCCGTGTCGGCAGTAAACCTGCCCAAACACGTGGACTCTATAATCAACAAGCGGCTCTCAAAGTCCTCTGCCACGCTCTGGAACTCCCCCAGTAGAA ATCGCAGCCTGCAGTTGAGCGCCTGGGAGAGCAGCATCGTGGACCGTCTGATGACGCCCACCCTCTCCTTCCTGGCACGGAGCCGCAGTGCCGTCACACTGCCCCGAAACGGCCGCGACCAGGGTAGGGCCGGCGGCCCCGGGAGAGCCCCCagcaggggccgggcaggggccggCCTCACCTGTGGGCCGCGCCCCGACCGCACTCATCCCTCCGCAGCCGTGCCCCTGTGCCCGCGCTCGGCCTCCGCTAGCCCCCTGACGCCGCCCTGCAGCGCCCCCCGAAGCGGGCACCGCTGCGCCCCCTCCGGGGAGCGCGCGGAGCGCCGCAAGCCCAGCGCGGGCAGCAGCCCCGTTCTGGTCCGCAGGCGGCCCGAGGCCTCGCCG GtgcagaaaaaggagaagaaggacaaGGAACGGGAGAACGAGAAGGAGAAGAGCGCCCTGGCCCGGGAGCGCAGCCTCAAGAAGCGCCAATCCCTGCCcgtctctccccgcccccgcctctcgGCCGGCTCCGCCTCCGAGCTCAG TCCCAAATCCAAGGCCCGACCATCCTCTCCCTCCACATCCTGGAACAGGCCTGCTTCACCTTGCCCCAGCCCGGGGCCAGGCCACGCTCTGCCCCCCAAGCCACCATCCCCCCGAGGCACCACTGCATCGCCTAAAGGGCGGGTTCGGAGAAAGGATGAGGCCAAGGAGAACCCCAGTGTGACTGGGGCTGAGGACAAGAACCAGAGCAAGGGCAGGGCTGGCGACGGGAAGGAGGCAGCGTCACCCGCCTCCCCGGCATCCTCCCCCGCACCCTCAcctacccctgccccaccccagaaGGAGCGACCCCCAGTGGAGAGCTCTGCAG ATACTGCTGTCCTGACCTCACCCCCAGCGCCGCCTCCCCCGGTGACCCCGAGCAAGCCCATGGCGGGCACCACGGACCGGGAAGAGGCCACGCGGCTCCTCGCTGAGAAGCGGCGCCAGGCGCGCGAGCAGCGGGAGCGCGAGGAGCAGGAGCGGAGGCTGCAGGCCGAGAGGGACAA GCAAATGCGGGAGGAGCAGCTGGCGCGGGAAGCTCAGGCCCGGGCGGAGCGCGAGGCCGAGGCCCGGCGGCGGGAGGAGCAGGAGGCCTGCGAGAAGGCCCAGGccgagcaggaggagcaggagcggcTGCAGAAGCAG AAAGAGGAGGCTGAAGCCCGGTCCCGGGAGGAAGCAGAGCGACAGCGGCAGGAACGGGAAAAGCACTTCCAGCGCGAGGAGCAGGAGCGGCAAGAGCGCAGAAAG CGCCTGGAGGAGATCATGAAGAGGACTCGGAAGTCAGACGCGACGGAGACCAAG AAGCAGGACGGGAAGGAGGCAAAAGCCAACACCTCGAGCCCAG ACCCTGACAAAGCCGGCCAGTCGCGGTCTTCAGAGCTGCAGAAGGAGACGGGGCAGAAGGAGGCTCTGGCTCCGCAGGAGCCTCAGTGGAG CCTGCCGAGCAAGGAGGCACCCGGGTCCCTGGTGAACGGCCTGCAGCCTCTCCCCGCGCACCAGGAGAACGGCTTCTCCTCCAAGGGACCCTCTGGGGACAAGAGTCTGGGCCGCACTCCAGACACGCTCCTGCCCTTCGCAGAGGCAGAAGCCTTCCTCAAGAAAGCCGTGGTGCAGCCCCCGCAGGTCACAG AGGTCCTTTAA
- the MAP7D1 gene encoding MAP7 domain-containing protein 1 isoform X8 translates to MESSPHAGRGAGAAPALAARTPTEPRPSPEGDPSPPPPPPPTSALVPDTPPDTPPAMKNATSPEQLLPLDPERSRSQEESPFSEVKVRGSTPPATGPREARPPRRSSQPSPTAVPATDSPPAKQDVKKAGERHKLAKERREERAKYLAAKKAVWLEKEEKAKALREKQLQERRRRLEEQRLKAEQRRAALEERQRQKLEKNKERYEAAIQRSVKKTWAEIRQQRWSWAGALHHSSPGHKTNRSLQLSAWESSIVDRLMTPTLSFLARSRSAVTLPRNGRDQAVPLCPRSASASPLTPPCSAPRSGHRCAPSGERAERRKPSAGSSPVLVRRRPEASPVQKKEKKDKERENEKEKSALARERSLKKRQSLPVSPRPRLSAGSASELSPKSKARPSSPSTSWNRPASPCPSPGPGHALPPKPPSPRGTTASPKGRVRRKDEAKENPSVTGAEDKNQSKGRAGDGKEAASPASPASSPAPSPTPAPPQKERPPVESSADTAVLTSPPAPPPPVTPSKPMAGTTDREEATRLLAEKRRQAREQREREEQERRLQAERDKQMREEQLAREAQARAEREAEARRREEQEACEKAQAEQEEQERLQKQKEEAEARSREEAERQRQEREKHFQREEQERQERRKRLEEIMKRTRKSDATETKKQDGKEAKANTSSPDPDKAGQSRSSELQKETGQKEALAPQEPQWSLPSKEAPGSLVNGLQPLPAHQENGFSSKGPSGDKSLGRTPDTLLPFAEAEAFLKKAVVQPPQVTEVL, encoded by the exons ccctggcagcccggACCCCAACAGAGCCAAGACCTTCTCCGGAAGGTgacccttccccgcccccaccaccaccacccacgtCCGCCCTGGTTCCTGACACTCCCCCGGATACCCCTCCTGCCATGAAGAATGCCACTAGCCCCGAGCAGCTGCTCCCTCTGGACCCAGAGAGGTCTCGCAGCCAGGAAGAGTCCCCTTTCTCGGAAGTGAAGGTCCGAGGGTCCACCCCACCAGCCACAGGCCCGCGGGAGGCCAGGCCGCCTCGCAGGAGCAGCCAGCCATCCCCAACAGCAGTGCCAGCCACCGACAGCCCACCCGCCAAGCAAG ATGTAAAGAAGGCAGGAGAGAGGCACAAGCTGGCCAAGGAGCGGCGAGAGGAACGGGCCAAGTACCTGG CGGCCAAGAAGGCAGTGTGGCTCgagaaggaggagaaggccaAGGCGCTGCGGGAGAAGCAGCTCCAGGAGCGCCGGCGGCGGCTGGAGGAGCAGCGGCTCAAGGCCGAGCAGCGCCGGGCGGCCTTGGAGGAGCGGCAGCGGCAGAAGCTGGAGAAGAACAAG GAGCGCTATGAAGCAGCCATCCAGAGGTCAGTAAAGAAGACCTGGGCGGAAATCCGGCAGCAGCGCTGGTCCTGGGCAGGCGCCCTGCACCACAGCTCCCCGGGACACAAGACCA ATCGCAGCCTGCAGTTGAGCGCCTGGGAGAGCAGCATCGTGGACCGTCTGATGACGCCCACCCTCTCCTTCCTGGCACGGAGCCGCAGTGCCGTCACACTGCCCCGAAACGGCCGCGACCAGG CCGTGCCCCTGTGCCCGCGCTCGGCCTCCGCTAGCCCCCTGACGCCGCCCTGCAGCGCCCCCCGAAGCGGGCACCGCTGCGCCCCCTCCGGGGAGCGCGCGGAGCGCCGCAAGCCCAGCGCGGGCAGCAGCCCCGTTCTGGTCCGCAGGCGGCCCGAGGCCTCGCCG GtgcagaaaaaggagaagaaggacaaGGAACGGGAGAACGAGAAGGAGAAGAGCGCCCTGGCCCGGGAGCGCAGCCTCAAGAAGCGCCAATCCCTGCCcgtctctccccgcccccgcctctcgGCCGGCTCCGCCTCCGAGCTCAG TCCCAAATCCAAGGCCCGACCATCCTCTCCCTCCACATCCTGGAACAGGCCTGCTTCACCTTGCCCCAGCCCGGGGCCAGGCCACGCTCTGCCCCCCAAGCCACCATCCCCCCGAGGCACCACTGCATCGCCTAAAGGGCGGGTTCGGAGAAAGGATGAGGCCAAGGAGAACCCCAGTGTGACTGGGGCTGAGGACAAGAACCAGAGCAAGGGCAGGGCTGGCGACGGGAAGGAGGCAGCGTCACCCGCCTCCCCGGCATCCTCCCCCGCACCCTCAcctacccctgccccaccccagaaGGAGCGACCCCCAGTGGAGAGCTCTGCAG ATACTGCTGTCCTGACCTCACCCCCAGCGCCGCCTCCCCCGGTGACCCCGAGCAAGCCCATGGCGGGCACCACGGACCGGGAAGAGGCCACGCGGCTCCTCGCTGAGAAGCGGCGCCAGGCGCGCGAGCAGCGGGAGCGCGAGGAGCAGGAGCGGAGGCTGCAGGCCGAGAGGGACAA GCAAATGCGGGAGGAGCAGCTGGCGCGGGAAGCTCAGGCCCGGGCGGAGCGCGAGGCCGAGGCCCGGCGGCGGGAGGAGCAGGAGGCCTGCGAGAAGGCCCAGGccgagcaggaggagcaggagcggcTGCAGAAGCAG AAAGAGGAGGCTGAAGCCCGGTCCCGGGAGGAAGCAGAGCGACAGCGGCAGGAACGGGAAAAGCACTTCCAGCGCGAGGAGCAGGAGCGGCAAGAGCGCAGAAAG CGCCTGGAGGAGATCATGAAGAGGACTCGGAAGTCAGACGCGACGGAGACCAAG AAGCAGGACGGGAAGGAGGCAAAAGCCAACACCTCGAGCCCAG ACCCTGACAAAGCCGGCCAGTCGCGGTCTTCAGAGCTGCAGAAGGAGACGGGGCAGAAGGAGGCTCTGGCTCCGCAGGAGCCTCAGTGGAG CCTGCCGAGCAAGGAGGCACCCGGGTCCCTGGTGAACGGCCTGCAGCCTCTCCCCGCGCACCAGGAGAACGGCTTCTCCTCCAAGGGACCCTCTGGGGACAAGAGTCTGGGCCGCACTCCAGACACGCTCCTGCCCTTCGCAGAGGCAGAAGCCTTCCTCAAGAAAGCCGTGGTGCAGCCCCCGCAGGTCACAG AGGTCCTTTAA
- the MAP7D1 gene encoding MAP7 domain-containing protein 1 isoform X4, whose product MESSPHAGRGAGAAPALAARTPTEPRPSPEGDPSPPPPPPPTSALVPDTPPDTPPAMKNATSPEQLLPLDPERSRSQEESPFSEVKVRGSTPPATGPREARPPRRSSQPSPTAVPATDSPPAKQDVKKAGERHKLAKERREERAKYLAAKKAVWLEKEEKAKALREKQLQERRRRLEEQRLKAEQRRAALEERQRQKLEKNKERYEAAIQRSVKKTWAEIRQQRWSWAGALHHSSPGHKTSGSRCSVSAVNLPKHVDSIINKRLSKSSATLWNSPSRNRSLQLSAWESSIVDRLMTPTLSFLARSRSAVTLPRNGRDQAVPLCPRSASASPLTPPCSAPRSGHRCAPSGERAERRKPSAGSSPVLVRRRPEASPVQKKEKKDKERENEKEKSALARERSLKKRQSLPVSPRPRLSAGSASELSPKSKARPSSPSTSWNRPASPCPSPGPGHALPPKPPSPRGTTASPKGRVRRKDEAKENPSVTGAEDKNQSKGRAGDGKEAASPASPASSPAPSPTPAPPQKERPPVESSADTAVLTSPPAPPPPVTPSKPMAGTTDREEATRLLAEKRRQAREQREREEQERRLQAERDKQMREEQLAREAQARAEREAEARRREEQEACEKAQAEQEEQERLQKQKEEAEARSREEAERQRQEREKHFQREEQERQERRKRLEEIMKRTRKSDATETKKQDGKEAKANTSSPDPDKAGQSRSSELQKETGQKEALAPQEPQWSLPSKEAPGSLVNGLQPLPAHQENGFSSKGPSGDKSLGRTPDTLLPFAEAEAFLKKAVVQPPQVTEVL is encoded by the exons ccctggcagcccggACCCCAACAGAGCCAAGACCTTCTCCGGAAGGTgacccttccccgcccccaccaccaccacccacgtCCGCCCTGGTTCCTGACACTCCCCCGGATACCCCTCCTGCCATGAAGAATGCCACTAGCCCCGAGCAGCTGCTCCCTCTGGACCCAGAGAGGTCTCGCAGCCAGGAAGAGTCCCCTTTCTCGGAAGTGAAGGTCCGAGGGTCCACCCCACCAGCCACAGGCCCGCGGGAGGCCAGGCCGCCTCGCAGGAGCAGCCAGCCATCCCCAACAGCAGTGCCAGCCACCGACAGCCCACCCGCCAAGCAAG ATGTAAAGAAGGCAGGAGAGAGGCACAAGCTGGCCAAGGAGCGGCGAGAGGAACGGGCCAAGTACCTGG CGGCCAAGAAGGCAGTGTGGCTCgagaaggaggagaaggccaAGGCGCTGCGGGAGAAGCAGCTCCAGGAGCGCCGGCGGCGGCTGGAGGAGCAGCGGCTCAAGGCCGAGCAGCGCCGGGCGGCCTTGGAGGAGCGGCAGCGGCAGAAGCTGGAGAAGAACAAG GAGCGCTATGAAGCAGCCATCCAGAGGTCAGTAAAGAAGACCTGGGCGGAAATCCGGCAGCAGCGCTGGTCCTGGGCAGGCGCCCTGCACCACAGCTCCCCGGGACACAAGACCA GTGGGAGCAGGTGCTCCGTGTCGGCAGTAAACCTGCCCAAACACGTGGACTCTATAATCAACAAGCGGCTCTCAAAGTCCTCTGCCACGCTCTGGAACTCCCCCAGTAGAA ATCGCAGCCTGCAGTTGAGCGCCTGGGAGAGCAGCATCGTGGACCGTCTGATGACGCCCACCCTCTCCTTCCTGGCACGGAGCCGCAGTGCCGTCACACTGCCCCGAAACGGCCGCGACCAGG CCGTGCCCCTGTGCCCGCGCTCGGCCTCCGCTAGCCCCCTGACGCCGCCCTGCAGCGCCCCCCGAAGCGGGCACCGCTGCGCCCCCTCCGGGGAGCGCGCGGAGCGCCGCAAGCCCAGCGCGGGCAGCAGCCCCGTTCTGGTCCGCAGGCGGCCCGAGGCCTCGCCG GtgcagaaaaaggagaagaaggacaaGGAACGGGAGAACGAGAAGGAGAAGAGCGCCCTGGCCCGGGAGCGCAGCCTCAAGAAGCGCCAATCCCTGCCcgtctctccccgcccccgcctctcgGCCGGCTCCGCCTCCGAGCTCAG TCCCAAATCCAAGGCCCGACCATCCTCTCCCTCCACATCCTGGAACAGGCCTGCTTCACCTTGCCCCAGCCCGGGGCCAGGCCACGCTCTGCCCCCCAAGCCACCATCCCCCCGAGGCACCACTGCATCGCCTAAAGGGCGGGTTCGGAGAAAGGATGAGGCCAAGGAGAACCCCAGTGTGACTGGGGCTGAGGACAAGAACCAGAGCAAGGGCAGGGCTGGCGACGGGAAGGAGGCAGCGTCACCCGCCTCCCCGGCATCCTCCCCCGCACCCTCAcctacccctgccccaccccagaaGGAGCGACCCCCAGTGGAGAGCTCTGCAG ATACTGCTGTCCTGACCTCACCCCCAGCGCCGCCTCCCCCGGTGACCCCGAGCAAGCCCATGGCGGGCACCACGGACCGGGAAGAGGCCACGCGGCTCCTCGCTGAGAAGCGGCGCCAGGCGCGCGAGCAGCGGGAGCGCGAGGAGCAGGAGCGGAGGCTGCAGGCCGAGAGGGACAA GCAAATGCGGGAGGAGCAGCTGGCGCGGGAAGCTCAGGCCCGGGCGGAGCGCGAGGCCGAGGCCCGGCGGCGGGAGGAGCAGGAGGCCTGCGAGAAGGCCCAGGccgagcaggaggagcaggagcggcTGCAGAAGCAG AAAGAGGAGGCTGAAGCCCGGTCCCGGGAGGAAGCAGAGCGACAGCGGCAGGAACGGGAAAAGCACTTCCAGCGCGAGGAGCAGGAGCGGCAAGAGCGCAGAAAG CGCCTGGAGGAGATCATGAAGAGGACTCGGAAGTCAGACGCGACGGAGACCAAG AAGCAGGACGGGAAGGAGGCAAAAGCCAACACCTCGAGCCCAG ACCCTGACAAAGCCGGCCAGTCGCGGTCTTCAGAGCTGCAGAAGGAGACGGGGCAGAAGGAGGCTCTGGCTCCGCAGGAGCCTCAGTGGAG CCTGCCGAGCAAGGAGGCACCCGGGTCCCTGGTGAACGGCCTGCAGCCTCTCCCCGCGCACCAGGAGAACGGCTTCTCCTCCAAGGGACCCTCTGGGGACAAGAGTCTGGGCCGCACTCCAGACACGCTCCTGCCCTTCGCAGAGGCAGAAGCCTTCCTCAAGAAAGCCGTGGTGCAGCCCCCGCAGGTCACAG AGGTCCTTTAA